The Babylonia areolata isolate BAREFJ2019XMU chromosome 32, ASM4173473v1, whole genome shotgun sequence genome window below encodes:
- the LOC143276695 gene encoding uncharacterized protein LOC143276695, protein MDDPYCPAEWLPNFTESAFQLMADQSNLYAEELLSGITELSRHSWLNAAKDVTVPEMKAYTALQIMMGLCCKPEIEDRWWTYWLLNLPFGTIMCKKPMCPTLCFELYHIVEDYRKAAATKIHRKAAATKIHSLQHPALSMSLPHGLNKCSNVLRQGSPLLFQKRKQVMKVCSSGSLTATLLERNPAGFNKARANSLLANVDVNSLPEPHPEVTGSSGSVAQS, encoded by the exons ATGGATGATCCCTACTGTCCTGCAGAATGGCTTCCAAATTTTACAG AATCAGCATTCCAACTCATGGCTGACCAGTCTAATCTGTATGCAGAagagctgctgtcaggcatcactgAACTCAGTCGACATTCATGGCTGAATGCTGCCAAAGACGTCACTGTCCCTGAGATGAAGGCATACACAGCACTTCAGATCATGATGGGACTGTGTTGTAAGCCTGAAATCGAGGACCGCTGGTGGACATACTGGCTGCTCAACCTGCCATTTGGAACCATAATGTGCAAGAAGCCAATGTGTCCCACTCTGTGCTTTGAACTGTATCATATTGTGGAGGACTACAGGAAAGCAGCAGCAACCAAAATTCACAGGAAAGCAGCAGCAACCAAAATTCACAGTCTCCAACA CCCGGCACTCTCCATGTCTCTGCCTCATGGACTGAACAAGTGTTCTAATGTTCTGAGGCAAGGCAGCCCACTCCTGTTCCAGAAAAGGAAACAGGTCATGAAGGTCTGCAGCAG TGGATCTCTAACAGCTACCCTCCTGGAACGCAACCCTGCCGGCTTCAACAAGGCGAGAGCGAACAGTCTCTTGGCTAATGTTGATGTTAATAGCCTGCCTGAGCCACATCCTGAGGTCACTGGCAGTTCTGGTTCTGTCGCGCAGAGCTGA